A single window of Chitinivorax sp. B DNA harbors:
- a CDS encoding GntR family transcriptional regulator encodes MTFVPNDSLTEQIARYLGHQIIIGHLNPGDRIQELRIAGELSVSRGSVREALLILERRHLIEILPRRGAVVSALTELEIRSLYELWFMLLKKVAANAATMWQDGELESYMALIKELGEYAERNDLERFYDTLSTFLSMIYPYANNSFMVQVMEDLLPTGKRCAYMVFRRGKSELTRLYESFVRVMDKMLKRDATGAGELVEQIGVEQLKLALEALRAQCAQ; translated from the coding sequence ATGACCTTTGTCCCTAATGATTCCCTGACTGAACAAATTGCCCGTTATCTTGGCCATCAGATCATCATCGGCCATCTCAACCCAGGCGATCGTATTCAGGAGCTACGTATTGCTGGTGAGTTGAGTGTCAGCCGTGGTTCGGTTCGCGAGGCGCTGTTGATCCTGGAACGCCGTCATTTGATTGAAATCCTGCCGCGACGCGGCGCCGTGGTATCAGCATTGACTGAACTGGAAATTCGCAGTTTGTATGAGCTGTGGTTCATGCTGCTGAAGAAGGTGGCTGCCAATGCAGCCACCATGTGGCAGGATGGCGAGCTGGAAAGTTATATGGCACTGATCAAAGAGTTGGGCGAATACGCTGAGCGGAATGATCTGGAGCGTTTCTACGATACGTTGTCGACTTTCCTGTCGATGATCTACCCTTATGCAAACAACAGCTTCATGGTGCAGGTGATGGAAGATTTGTTGCCTACCGGCAAGCGATGCGCATATATGGTATTTCGTCGCGGCAAAAGCGAGCTGACGCGCTTGTATGAATCATTCGTGCGTGTCATGGACAAGATGCTCAAACGTGATGCGACAGGTGCTGGCGAACTGGTGGAGCAGATTGGCGTAGAGCAATTAAAGCTTGCATTGGAGGCTTTGAGAGCACAGTGTGCGCAATAA
- a CDS encoding PatB family C-S lyase, translating to MTFDFDRVIDRRQGDSLKWNRYAQRDVIPMWVADMDFAAAPAIQAALQARVAEGVYGYGMPTAEMVSAVIQYHAQHHGWQIRPEWLVPLPGLVPGLNLVCRTMGKPGGKVVMATPVYHKFLSAPIHSDKERVVVPLHQVEGRWEWDWNALDQALAGADVLLLCNPHNPVGRVWTQDELRRVMTMCAQHQVVVCSDEVHCDLVLAPDCKHICYATLGDVAATHSITLLAPSKTWNLAGLGCALAVIPNEALRLRFTQGMQGIMPHVNILGYVAAAAAYRDGEAWRLALIDYLRANRDHLIAALDQFQGLTVSNCEATYLAWIDFRETGIIEPQRFLEAAGVGVSDGTEFGLPGFVRLNFGCPRSTLDEAIRRIKQALAIEPA from the coding sequence ATGACTTTCGATTTTGACCGTGTGATTGATCGCCGACAGGGTGATAGTTTGAAGTGGAACCGCTATGCACAACGAGACGTGATTCCGATGTGGGTGGCGGATATGGATTTTGCTGCGGCGCCTGCGATTCAGGCTGCATTGCAGGCTAGAGTGGCTGAAGGAGTTTATGGCTACGGTATGCCGACAGCCGAGATGGTATCAGCGGTGATTCAATATCATGCCCAACACCATGGTTGGCAGATTCGGCCAGAATGGCTGGTACCGCTACCCGGGCTGGTGCCTGGCTTGAATCTGGTTTGTCGTACGATGGGTAAGCCCGGGGGCAAGGTGGTGATGGCGACACCGGTCTATCATAAATTTCTGAGCGCACCCATTCATTCCGACAAGGAACGGGTTGTGGTACCACTTCATCAGGTAGAAGGGCGTTGGGAATGGGATTGGAATGCATTGGATCAGGCTTTGGCAGGGGCGGATGTCCTGTTGTTGTGCAACCCCCATAACCCGGTAGGCCGGGTCTGGACTCAAGATGAATTGAGGCGTGTGATGACGATGTGTGCACAACATCAAGTCGTCGTGTGCTCAGACGAGGTTCATTGTGATCTGGTGTTGGCACCGGATTGCAAGCATATTTGCTATGCAACATTGGGCGATGTGGCGGCAACCCATAGCATTACATTATTGGCACCCAGCAAAACCTGGAATCTGGCCGGTTTGGGGTGTGCACTGGCGGTGATTCCCAATGAAGCGTTGCGCCTGCGGTTTACACAGGGGATGCAGGGCATCATGCCACATGTGAATATCCTGGGTTATGTGGCGGCGGCCGCAGCTTATCGTGATGGGGAGGCATGGCGGTTGGCGTTGATCGACTATCTGCGGGCCAATCGTGATCATTTGATCGCGGCGCTGGATCAGTTCCAGGGTCTGACGGTATCGAACTGCGAGGCAACGTATTTGGCCTGGATCGATTTTCGCGAGACGGGGATCATCGAACCACAACGTTTTCTGGAAGCAGCAGGGGTCGGCGTATCGGATGGTACCGAGTTTGGCTTGCCAGGTTTTGTGCGACTGAATTTCGGCTGTCCGCGTAGTACGTTGGATGAAGCAATCCGTCGGATCAAGCAGGCATTGGCTATCGAACCAGCATGA
- a CDS encoding alpha/beta hydrolase, whose product MPLAELNTTELYYELQGQGEQVVVLLNGISMNTAAWGFQMPVLVNAGYRVLTYDLRGQLQSGKPTQDAYTMPQHADDLVALLSYLDIDSAHLVGLSYGGAVAQHMAISHASRVQRLVLADTLAWSDEVNNVVADTWFAAAASGNPTLRFDVGVAMTFGNAYLRHNPVLIAKMREFSASQPWLPLARLINGMRMHDVREQLFRIRADTLVIVGEDDRFTPLYHSRLLADRIPSAKLAVIEDCGHASCLERPDAFNRLVLDFLAT is encoded by the coding sequence ATGCCGCTTGCCGAGTTGAACACCACTGAGCTCTATTACGAACTGCAAGGCCAGGGCGAGCAAGTGGTGGTGCTGTTGAATGGCATTTCAATGAATACCGCGGCATGGGGGTTCCAGATGCCCGTGCTGGTGAATGCCGGCTATCGGGTATTGACCTATGATCTGCGCGGTCAATTACAATCCGGTAAGCCCACTCAGGATGCGTACACCATGCCGCAACATGCGGATGATTTGGTGGCGTTGCTGAGTTATCTGGATATCGATTCTGCGCATCTGGTTGGATTGTCATATGGTGGTGCGGTGGCACAGCATATGGCGATCAGTCATGCCAGCCGTGTGCAGCGTTTGGTGCTGGCAGATACGCTGGCATGGTCCGATGAGGTCAACAATGTGGTGGCGGACACGTGGTTTGCAGCCGCAGCCAGTGGTAATCCTACCTTGCGGTTTGATGTGGGAGTGGCGATGACCTTTGGGAATGCCTATTTGCGCCACAACCCGGTGCTGATTGCCAAAATGCGTGAATTTTCCGCAAGTCAGCCGTGGTTGCCATTGGCACGCTTGATCAATGGCATGCGCATGCATGATGTTCGTGAACAACTGTTTCGCATTCGTGCTGACACCTTGGTGATCGTCGGTGAAGATGATCGATTTACCCCGCTTTATCATTCGCGGTTGCTGGCGGATCGCATTCCATCTGCTAAACTCGCGGTGATTGAGGATTGCGGCCATGCATCGTGCCTTGAGCGCCCAGATGCGTTCAACCGGCTGGTGCTGGATTTTCTTGCCACATAG
- a CDS encoding diguanylate cyclase, translated as MNADSNTANSLPRILVADDSRIVRATIRKHLSGVFDIIEAVDGEDAWSILKAHPNIQVLISDLGMPNLDGFGLLQRIRSTDDPHLRKLPVIVISGDEEEEVKRRAVGMGASDFITKSTDRTELIARISANAQRAETEAALDESREEMDKKATEDSITGLGTRSLLEYNTRQAIAYASRHHQRIILLALQLDRYEETAAKYGPAVSDQILKALAKLLASKVRGEDTIARIGDSSFGVLSASHAAGEEIILAERLRTALEGARINFKGNILRYTASVGVINTEPNIEAEEAFRVAETRMSMANKAGGNRVLAQDVTPHPLVKPDLVTALAMIRDGKVQDVTPFAAELLGELLPILDITNQQLLLGLPMDKLREKAR; from the coding sequence ATGAACGCCGATAGCAATACTGCCAACTCGCTCCCGCGCATTCTCGTTGCTGACGATTCGCGCATTGTCCGTGCCACCATTCGCAAACACCTTTCAGGCGTGTTCGATATCATCGAAGCGGTGGATGGTGAAGATGCCTGGTCGATTCTGAAAGCGCATCCCAATATCCAGGTATTGATCTCTGATCTGGGTATGCCCAATCTGGATGGCTTTGGGTTGCTGCAGCGCATCCGCAGCACGGACGACCCCCATTTGCGTAAATTGCCGGTCATCGTGATATCCGGCGATGAAGAGGAAGAAGTGAAGCGGCGAGCAGTGGGTATGGGAGCCAGTGATTTCATCACCAAATCCACGGATCGTACCGAGCTGATCGCTCGCATCTCGGCCAACGCGCAACGCGCCGAAACCGAAGCCGCACTGGATGAAAGTCGAGAAGAAATGGACAAAAAGGCAACTGAAGATTCCATTACTGGCTTGGGTACACGCAGCTTGCTGGAATACAACACCCGTCAGGCCATTGCCTATGCCAGCCGCCATCACCAGCGCATCATTCTGTTGGCATTGCAGTTGGATCGTTATGAAGAAACGGCCGCTAAATATGGTCCTGCCGTATCAGACCAGATTTTGAAAGCCCTGGCCAAACTGCTGGCTTCCAAGGTCAGAGGGGAAGACACCATCGCCCGTATTGGTGATTCCTCTTTCGGTGTACTGTCTGCCAGCCACGCAGCAGGTGAGGAAATTATCCTTGCCGAACGGTTGCGTACCGCGCTGGAGGGGGCCCGAATCAATTTCAAAGGTAATATCCTGCGCTATACGGCAAGTGTTGGGGTCATCAATACCGAGCCCAACATCGAAGCTGAAGAGGCCTTCCGAGTTGCTGAAACACGTATGTCCATGGCCAATAAGGCGGGTGGCAATCGTGTATTGGCACAGGATGTGACACCTCATCCTTTGGTCAAGCCGGATCTTGTTACTGCCTTGGCGATGATTCGCGACGGCAAGGTGCAGGACGTTACGCCATTTGCCGCCGAACTGTTGGGAGAGCTGTTGCCCATATTGGATATTACCAATCAGCAGCTGCTACTTGGCTTGCCAATGGACAAGTTGCGTGAGAAAGCCCGTTGA
- a CDS encoding GMC family oxidoreductase codes for MSQQQAACYDYDFIVIGSGFGGSVSALRLAEKGYQVAVVEMGKRWRPEDFPSTNWKLHKYLWRPSAKLEGFFNIRLFKHVMVVCGNAVGGGSITYANTLLVPPDSVWRDGSWAGLTDWQTVMPKYYATAKNMLGVTTNRTLGDADHLLKQMADHAGIGNTFYHTDVAVLFGPEGTPPGTQIPDPFFNGEGPTRRTCTGCGGCMTGCRVGAKNTLDQNYLYLAERRGAEVVEQTRVTRITPLSEDGQSGYQLILEPATQRTKATTSKRTVHCRGLIIAASSLGTQELLLKQRADGYLPKLSQRLGKFVRTNAESIIGVRFRDRQYDLSKGIAIGSGIYLDQYTHIEAVRYAAGHDALGVQCSPLVRPHPRLPNALVWLATLLRYPRRALRIHNPIGFARQTLVLLCMQTLDSHLTMRLKRPWYWPFQRLLCSDGARIPTGIEQANTFAEKSAKLFNADAISALPEVLFGIPTTAHCMGGAVMGRNAAEGVIDYRCRVWGYKNLYICDGSILSANLGVNPSLTILALTEHAMSHIPSSSQHDWQDEAGKETLPQPANRQGFATALPA; via the coding sequence ATGAGTCAGCAACAAGCGGCCTGCTACGATTATGACTTTATCGTCATCGGCTCGGGGTTTGGTGGCAGTGTGTCGGCATTGCGTTTGGCAGAAAAAGGCTATCAGGTCGCAGTCGTTGAAATGGGCAAACGTTGGCGACCCGAGGACTTCCCCAGCACCAATTGGAAACTCCATAAATATTTATGGCGGCCAAGCGCCAAGCTGGAAGGCTTCTTTAACATTCGGCTATTCAAGCATGTGATGGTGGTATGTGGTAACGCGGTGGGTGGCGGATCGATCACCTATGCCAATACCTTGCTGGTACCACCCGACAGTGTGTGGCGGGATGGAAGCTGGGCCGGACTGACGGATTGGCAAACCGTCATGCCCAAATACTATGCAACTGCCAAAAACATGCTCGGCGTTACAACCAATAGAACTCTGGGCGATGCCGATCACTTGTTGAAACAGATGGCTGATCACGCCGGTATCGGCAATACATTTTACCATACCGATGTCGCCGTGCTGTTTGGCCCGGAAGGCACCCCTCCCGGTACTCAGATACCTGATCCATTCTTCAACGGTGAAGGGCCAACAAGGCGGACCTGTACTGGCTGCGGTGGCTGCATGACTGGCTGCCGGGTCGGCGCGAAGAATACGCTGGATCAAAACTATCTCTACCTGGCAGAACGACGGGGCGCAGAAGTCGTTGAACAAACACGCGTGACGCGGATCACTCCATTGTCCGAGGATGGTCAGTCCGGCTATCAGCTGATCTTGGAACCAGCCACACAGCGAACAAAAGCAACCACATCGAAGCGGACAGTACATTGTCGCGGCCTGATTATCGCCGCCTCATCACTTGGCACCCAGGAATTGCTGCTCAAACAACGGGCAGATGGATATTTGCCAAAACTGAGTCAACGACTGGGGAAATTCGTGCGCACCAATGCCGAATCGATCATTGGTGTCCGTTTCCGGGATCGCCAATATGATCTGTCAAAAGGCATTGCAATTGGTTCTGGCATTTATCTAGATCAATACACGCATATTGAAGCAGTCCGCTATGCAGCGGGGCATGACGCATTAGGCGTGCAATGCTCCCCACTGGTTCGCCCACACCCCCGGCTGCCCAATGCGTTGGTCTGGCTGGCCACCTTACTACGTTACCCTCGACGAGCATTACGCATTCACAATCCAATCGGCTTTGCCAGACAAACGCTTGTATTGCTTTGCATGCAGACCTTGGACAGCCATTTGACCATGCGTCTGAAACGCCCATGGTATTGGCCATTCCAGCGACTGTTGTGTAGCGATGGTGCGCGCATCCCAACTGGTATCGAACAGGCCAATACCTTTGCTGAGAAAAGCGCAAAGTTGTTCAATGCCGATGCCATCAGTGCGTTGCCGGAAGTACTGTTTGGCATCCCCACCACTGCGCACTGCATGGGTGGGGCGGTGATGGGGCGTAATGCAGCAGAAGGTGTCATAGACTACCGTTGCCGGGTGTGGGGGTACAAGAACCTATATATCTGTGATGGCAGCATACTGAGTGCCAATCTGGGGGTGAACCCCAGCCTGACGATCCTGGCACTGACAGAGCATGCGATGAGCCACATTCCTTCCTCATCCCAACATGACTGGCAAGATGAAGCCGGCAAAGAAACCTTACCGCAACCTGCAAACCGACAAGGCTTTGCCACTGCACTACCTGCATAG
- a CDS encoding long-chain fatty acid--CoA ligase, whose amino-acid sequence MLAVTPLGEWLDYWRQRAPTRVAIVDVATGKRWQYGQLADACDLLTTALRLQRVAAGDRIALLAVNRVETLLLLFACARLRALLVPLNTRLTTEELNALLADAEPALLLHDAEHAVLAGNLTGAICTLSLDQLQQHVEPAQLNLPVSDGEQPVLMLYTSGTTGQPKGALLSQRMVLWNALNTTISWDLSGADCAIAHTPFFHTGGLNVLTTPLLLRGGKLVLLPNFEPKQVLKQIALEQVTILFAVPTMFQRLLDTEGFHRVSMQSLRFCISGGAPCPIELIDAYQQRGLVFRLGYGLTEAGPNCFTLSAQDAVRKRGAVGFPNFATRMQIVDCDGKIVEQGEVGELWLSGPTVCSGYWRNPAATQALFHDDWLKTGDLVRQDEEGYTWVIDRKKDMYISGGENVYPAEVEAALLRHASIAEAAVIGCSDTQWGEVGVAYLVLKPGQVWDEGIVRTHLNMHLARYKQPKSFVLQDSLPRTPTGKVQKAKLRKV is encoded by the coding sequence ATGCTTGCAGTGACGCCATTGGGGGAGTGGCTGGATTACTGGCGGCAACGTGCACCAACACGTGTCGCAATTGTTGATGTTGCAACAGGCAAACGCTGGCAGTATGGCCAGTTGGCTGATGCATGTGATTTGCTGACAACCGCACTGCGATTGCAACGTGTCGCCGCCGGTGATCGGATAGCCTTGCTGGCGGTAAACCGGGTAGAAACATTGCTGTTGTTGTTTGCCTGCGCCCGGCTCCGGGCGTTGCTGGTGCCGTTGAATACTCGATTGACAACAGAGGAGCTCAATGCGCTGTTAGCTGATGCGGAGCCAGCGCTGTTATTGCATGATGCGGAACATGCTGTACTGGCTGGTAACCTGACTGGTGCAATATGTACCTTGTCGCTCGATCAATTACAGCAGCATGTCGAACCTGCTCAATTGAATTTGCCTGTGTCGGATGGAGAGCAGCCGGTTCTGATGCTGTATACCTCAGGCACGACTGGCCAACCCAAAGGTGCATTGCTATCTCAGCGAATGGTGTTGTGGAATGCGCTCAATACCACCATCAGTTGGGATCTTTCTGGCGCAGATTGCGCAATTGCCCATACGCCATTTTTTCATACTGGCGGCCTGAATGTGCTGACAACGCCGCTACTATTACGTGGCGGTAAGTTGGTACTGCTGCCTAATTTTGAACCCAAACAGGTGTTGAAGCAGATCGCACTGGAGCAGGTCACCATATTGTTTGCTGTGCCGACCATGTTCCAGCGTTTGTTGGATACCGAAGGCTTTCACCGTGTCTCCATGCAATCACTCCGGTTCTGCATTAGTGGTGGTGCACCTTGCCCGATAGAGTTGATTGATGCCTATCAGCAGCGTGGCTTGGTATTCAGGCTAGGCTATGGTTTGACGGAAGCGGGCCCCAATTGCTTTACCTTGTCAGCGCAGGATGCGGTTCGCAAGCGGGGGGCTGTCGGTTTTCCCAACTTTGCGACACGCATGCAGATTGTGGATTGCGATGGCAAGATAGTGGAGCAGGGGGAGGTCGGAGAGCTATGGTTGAGTGGCCCCACCGTGTGCAGCGGCTATTGGCGGAACCCGGCTGCGACCCAGGCATTGTTTCACGATGACTGGCTGAAAACAGGCGATCTGGTGCGGCAGGACGAAGAAGGCTATACCTGGGTAATTGATCGTAAAAAAGATATGTACATTTCGGGCGGGGAGAATGTCTATCCGGCAGAGGTTGAAGCAGCCTTGTTGCGGCATGCATCCATTGCTGAAGCAGCAGTGATTGGTTGCTCGGATACGCAGTGGGGTGAGGTTGGTGTGGCATATCTGGTCTTAAAGCCAGGCCAAGTATGGGACGAGGGTATTGTCCGAACCCACTTGAATATGCATCTGGCGCGCTATAAACAGCCCAAATCCTTTGTGTTGCAAGATAGCTTGCCACGCACCCCGACTGGGAAAGTACAGAAAGCCAAACTGAGGAAGGTCTGA
- the aroG gene encoding 3-deoxy-7-phosphoheptulonate synthase AroG encodes MRRRTDDIHIKEIKELTPPIYLIETNPITDAASNTVYNARQAIHRLLCDQDDRLLVVIGPCSIHDTTAAMEYAAKLKVLRDELSEDLEVVMRVYFEKPRTTVGWKGLINDPYLDDSFEINDGLRAARKLLLAINDLGVPAGTEFLDMISPQYFADLISWGAIGARTTESQVHRELSSGLSCPVGFKNGTDGNLKIAVDAIRSAQVPHHFLSVTKLGHSAIVSTSGNPDCHVILRGGKEPNYDAANVDAAAKELEKVGLSPKLMVDFSHANSRKDFRRQMDVTEDVAGQLVSGEKRIFGVMIESHLVEGRQDLIPGKELCYGQSITDACIGWNDTELALRKLAVAVRERRAKYCAQ; translated from the coding sequence ATGAGACGTAGAACAGACGATATTCATATCAAAGAAATCAAGGAACTGACTCCACCGATCTATCTGATCGAAACCAATCCGATTACCGATGCGGCATCGAATACGGTATACAACGCCCGTCAGGCTATTCACCGGTTACTGTGTGATCAAGATGATCGTCTGCTGGTGGTGATTGGCCCCTGTTCGATTCATGACACGACAGCGGCTATGGAGTATGCCGCCAAGCTTAAAGTGCTGCGTGACGAGCTGTCGGAAGATCTGGAAGTGGTGATGCGTGTCTATTTCGAAAAACCGCGTACAACCGTGGGTTGGAAGGGCTTGATCAACGATCCATATCTCGATGACAGCTTTGAAATTAATGATGGTTTGCGTGCCGCACGAAAGCTACTGCTGGCAATCAATGATCTGGGTGTGCCAGCCGGGACGGAATTTCTGGACATGATTTCACCGCAGTATTTTGCTGATCTGATCAGCTGGGGGGCGATTGGTGCCCGTACTACCGAATCACAGGTGCATCGTGAATTGTCTTCTGGTTTGTCCTGCCCGGTCGGTTTCAAGAACGGGACTGATGGGAACCTGAAAATTGCGGTGGATGCAATTCGTTCTGCACAGGTCCCACACCATTTTCTGTCTGTAACCAAGCTTGGGCATTCTGCGATTGTCTCCACTTCTGGCAATCCGGATTGCCATGTGATTTTACGTGGCGGTAAAGAGCCGAACTATGATGCGGCCAATGTGGATGCCGCCGCGAAAGAATTGGAAAAGGTCGGCCTGTCGCCCAAGCTGATGGTGGATTTCAGTCATGCCAACAGCCGCAAGGATTTTCGTCGCCAGATGGACGTGACCGAGGATGTCGCCGGTCAGTTGGTGAGTGGTGAGAAGCGGATTTTTGGGGTCATGATCGAAAGTCATCTGGTCGAAGGTCGACAAGATCTCATCCCTGGCAAGGAATTGTGCTACGGTCAAAGTATCACCGATGCTTGCATCGGCTGGAATGATACTGAACTCGCATTACGAAAACTGGCAGTCGCTGTACGAGAGCGGCGCGCCAAATACTGCGCACAGTAA
- the lplT gene encoding lysophospholipid transporter LplT, with translation MMDRGFFIILGAQFLSALADNALFIAALALLKFQHAPEWHQSMLLWCFTVSYVLLAPFAGSFADSMPKGRAMLICNGIKLAGCVGMLLGAPPLLSYSLVGFGAAAYSPAKYGIITEYLPHEKLVAANGWLEGATVSAIIFGTVLGGVLVSPYVDNLLNTTPLLSSVETPIFAISILAVIYLAASWVNLYIPKLDVEIHPLHYSPSFLIREFWSCVKRLWRDPQGGLSLAVTTLFWGAGRTMQLVVINWSILWLAIPFEKATQLVAVVAVGTILGAAAASFYIPLKQAFRVLPAGIAMGVFVISMLFVNQVSVAAGLMVVVGALSGFFVVPLNAMLQHRGHSLMGAGHSIAVQNFNENLGILVMVGVHALLVKYFSHPLPADANAVAEAYFKTGDMPPMHAIIIGFGCLLMVVMSIIFQMHRKAIQRGIMPKEGDAPFHP, from the coding sequence ATGATGGATCGCGGATTTTTTATCATTCTGGGCGCACAGTTCCTGTCTGCATTGGCAGATAATGCACTATTCATTGCTGCCCTTGCATTACTCAAGTTTCAACACGCACCAGAATGGCATCAATCTATGCTGTTGTGGTGTTTCACCGTCTCCTACGTCCTCTTGGCACCATTTGCTGGCTCGTTTGCCGACTCCATGCCTAAAGGTCGGGCCATGTTGATCTGTAATGGGATCAAACTGGCAGGCTGTGTCGGTATGTTGCTTGGTGCACCACCGCTACTATCCTATTCATTGGTTGGATTTGGCGCAGCAGCTTATTCGCCGGCCAAGTATGGCATCATCACCGAATATCTGCCGCATGAAAAACTGGTTGCAGCCAATGGCTGGCTGGAAGGCGCCACGGTCAGTGCCATCATATTTGGTACCGTGCTGGGCGGCGTACTGGTCAGCCCGTATGTAGACAACCTGCTGAATACCACCCCGCTGCTCAGTTCTGTCGAAACGCCGATATTCGCCATATCAATACTTGCAGTAATCTACTTGGCAGCCTCCTGGGTCAATCTCTATATTCCGAAACTGGATGTGGAAATCCACCCACTGCACTATAGCCCCAGCTTTTTGATACGTGAGTTCTGGAGTTGTGTGAAGCGGTTATGGCGCGATCCGCAAGGCGGACTGTCGCTGGCTGTCACCACGTTATTTTGGGGAGCCGGTCGCACCATGCAATTGGTTGTCATCAACTGGTCGATTCTGTGGTTGGCCATACCTTTTGAAAAGGCAACCCAGTTGGTTGCAGTAGTGGCTGTCGGCACCATTCTAGGTGCTGCCGCTGCCAGCTTTTACATTCCATTGAAGCAAGCATTCAGGGTACTACCCGCAGGTATTGCCATGGGCGTATTCGTAATCAGCATGCTGTTTGTGAATCAGGTGAGTGTAGCAGCAGGATTGATGGTGGTCGTTGGTGCACTTTCCGGCTTTTTTGTTGTGCCACTGAACGCCATGCTGCAGCATCGTGGGCACTCGCTGATGGGTGCTGGGCACTCCATTGCAGTCCAAAACTTCAACGAGAATCTGGGCATTCTGGTCATGGTAGGGGTGCATGCATTACTGGTGAAATACTTCAGCCATCCATTGCCTGCCGATGCCAATGCGGTCGCCGAGGCTTATTTCAAGACGGGTGACATGCCGCCAATGCATGCCATCATTATTGGCTTTGGTTGCTTGTTAATGGTAGTGATGTCGATCATTTTCCAGATGCACAGGAAGGCAATTCAGCGTGGCATCATGCCGAAAGAAGGCGACGCGCCGTTTCACCCTTGA
- a CDS encoding aspartate kinase, translated as MALIVQKYGGTSVGNPDRIKNVAKRVAKWKAQGHQIVVVVSAMSGETNRLIALAKEIQAQPDPRELDVIVSTGEQVTIGLLAMALKEAGIDAKSYTGAQVRILTDSSFTKARIIEIDEHNMRADLDTGKVVIVAGFQGVDEHGDITTLGRGGSDTTGVALAAALKADECQIYTDVDGVYTTDPRIVPEARKLDRITFEEMLEMASMGSKVLQIRSVEFAGKYKVKLRVLSSFEDAGEGTLITFEEDEEMEKAVISGIAFNRDEAKIKITGVPDKPGIAYQILGPVADANIDVDVIIQNTGEDGTTDFSFTVHRNDYAKTLKILEGVQSHIGAQSVTGDDKIAKVSAVGIGMRSHVGVASTMFRTLAEEGINIQMISTSEIKISVIIDEKYLELAVRVLHKAFGLDQPV; from the coding sequence ATGGCGCTAATCGTACAGAAATATGGCGGTACATCGGTCGGCAACCCGGATCGTATCAAGAATGTTGCCAAGCGAGTCGCCAAGTGGAAAGCCCAGGGGCATCAGATCGTGGTTGTTGTCTCTGCCATGAGTGGCGAAACCAACCGCTTGATTGCCCTGGCCAAGGAAATTCAAGCCCAGCCGGATCCGCGTGAACTGGATGTGATCGTGTCAACGGGCGAGCAAGTAACCATCGGCCTGCTCGCCATGGCGCTCAAAGAAGCCGGTATCGATGCCAAAAGCTATACCGGTGCTCAAGTCCGCATTCTGACAGACAGTTCGTTCACCAAAGCTCGTATTATCGAAATCGATGAGCACAATATGCGTGCTGACCTGGATACTGGCAAGGTTGTCATTGTTGCTGGCTTCCAAGGGGTAGACGAGCATGGCGACATCACTACGCTGGGGCGTGGTGGATCGGATACTACGGGTGTCGCATTGGCGGCTGCTTTGAAAGCCGACGAATGCCAGATTTACACTGACGTGGATGGTGTCTACACAACCGATCCACGGATTGTGCCCGAGGCACGCAAGCTGGATCGCATCACCTTTGAAGAAATGCTGGAAATGGCCAGCATGGGATCCAAAGTATTGCAGATCCGCTCGGTCGAGTTCGCTGGCAAATACAAGGTCAAGCTGCGCGTGTTGTCCAGCTTTGAAGATGCTGGCGAAGGCACACTGATTACCTTTGAGGAAGACGAAGAAATGGAAAAGGCTGTCATCTCCGGCATTGCGTTCAACCGTGATGAAGCGAAAATCAAGATCACTGGCGTGCCTGACAAGCCAGGTATCGCTTATCAGATACTGGGCCCGGTGGCCGATGCCAATATCGACGTGGATGTGATCATCCAGAATACAGGTGAAGATGGCACAACCGACTTCTCCTTTACCGTACACCGTAATGATTACGCCAAGACACTGAAGATTCTGGAAGGTGTTCAATCTCACATCGGTGCACAAAGTGTGACCGGTGACGACAAGATTGCCAAAGTTTCTGCCGTAGGCATTGGGATGCGCTCGCATGTGGGCGTGGCGTCGACTATGTTCCGTACGTTGGCGGAGGAGGGCATCAATATCCAAATGATCTCGACCTCTGAAATCAAGATTTCCGTCATTATTGATGAGAAGTATCTGGAATTGGCCGTGCGTGTACTGCATAAAGCATTTGGCCTGGACCAGCCGGTTTAA